Proteins found in one Amycolatopsis aidingensis genomic segment:
- a CDS encoding hydroxyacid-oxoacid transhydrogenase → MTEYLNETVFTWGGVPLKFGAGAVDEIGHDLGQQGASRVLIITDPRVAAGGVPQRVADAATAAGLTVEVYDRVHIEPTDESLAEAVEFARQSAWDGFIGVGGGSAIDTAKAVNLLTTHPGELHDYLNKPIGEGKTPPGPLKPLVAVPTTAGTGSESTPVCVLDLLGLKVKTGISHPRLRPTLAVADPLLTLDLPPAVTAASGMDVLCHALESYTAKPYSAFPRHSPETRVAYCGSNPISDMWAEQTLRLIGRAFRAAVLTGGNLAARTDMMLAATFAGMGFGNAGVHIPHACGYPIAGMVRDYVPDGYPPEPLVPHGQSVSLTAPATFRFTYPTDPDRHLRAAELLAPGAVRQPDPREQLPAVLAELMRDIGIPNGTAAVGYTEADTEQLVAGALKQQRLLNVAPRAVGAEDLAAIFRESRTNW, encoded by the coding sequence GTGACGGAATACCTGAACGAGACGGTCTTCACCTGGGGCGGGGTGCCCCTCAAGTTCGGCGCGGGCGCGGTCGACGAGATCGGTCACGACCTCGGGCAACAGGGTGCGAGCCGGGTACTGATCATCACCGACCCCCGGGTCGCCGCCGGTGGCGTGCCGCAACGGGTCGCCGACGCGGCCACGGCGGCGGGACTGACGGTCGAGGTCTACGACCGGGTGCATATCGAGCCGACCGACGAGAGCCTGGCCGAGGCGGTGGAGTTCGCCCGGCAGTCGGCGTGGGACGGGTTCATCGGCGTCGGCGGTGGCTCCGCCATCGACACCGCCAAGGCGGTGAACCTGCTCACCACCCACCCCGGTGAGTTGCACGACTACCTGAACAAACCGATCGGCGAAGGCAAGACGCCCCCGGGACCGCTCAAGCCGCTGGTGGCGGTGCCGACCACGGCGGGCACCGGCTCGGAAAGCACCCCGGTCTGCGTACTGGACCTGCTCGGACTCAAGGTCAAGACCGGGATCAGCCACCCCCGGCTGCGCCCGACCCTGGCGGTCGCCGACCCCTTGCTGACCCTGGACCTTCCGCCCGCGGTGACCGCGGCCAGCGGGATGGACGTGCTCTGCCACGCGCTGGAGTCCTACACCGCCAAGCCGTACAGCGCGTTCCCAAGGCACAGCCCGGAGACCAGGGTCGCGTACTGCGGTTCGAACCCGATCTCCGACATGTGGGCCGAGCAGACCCTGCGGCTGATCGGCCGTGCCTTCCGCGCCGCCGTGCTCACCGGCGGCAACCTCGCCGCGCGCACCGACATGATGCTGGCGGCGACCTTCGCCGGGATGGGATTCGGCAACGCCGGGGTGCACATCCCGCACGCCTGCGGCTATCCCATCGCCGGGATGGTCCGCGACTACGTCCCGGACGGGTACCCGCCGGAGCCCCTGGTGCCGCACGGCCAGTCGGTGTCGCTCACCGCCCCGGCCACCTTCCGGTTCACCTACCCGACCGACCCGGACCGGCACCTGCGCGCGGCCGAGCTGCTGGCCCCCGGCGCGGTGCGGCAGCCCGACCCGCGGGAGCAGCTGCCCGCGGTGCTCGCGGAGCTGATGCGGGACATCGGGATACCGAACGGCACCGCCGCGGTCGGCTACACCGAGGCCGATACCGAGCAGCTGGTGGCCGGGGCGCTGAAGCAGCAACGGCTGCTGAACGTGGCCCCGCGCGCGGTCGGTGCCGAGGACCTCGCGGCGATCTTCCGCGAGTCCCGTACCAACTGGTGA
- a CDS encoding RidA family protein, with translation MSKIAISTENAPRPVASFAQASRKGNILQVAGQVAFDPKTGEVVGTTVAEQTRQTFRNIEAVLAEAGSSIDDLVMVRVYLTDTAHFAELNETYNQLVREPYPARTTVYVGLPAGLLVEIDALAVLD, from the coding sequence ATGAGCAAGATCGCGATCAGCACGGAGAACGCCCCCAGGCCGGTGGCTTCCTTCGCCCAGGCCTCGCGCAAGGGCAACATCCTGCAGGTCGCCGGGCAGGTCGCGTTCGACCCGAAGACCGGTGAGGTCGTCGGCACCACCGTCGCCGAGCAGACAAGGCAGACCTTCCGCAATATCGAGGCGGTGCTGGCCGAAGCCGGTTCGAGCATCGACGACCTGGTGATGGTCCGGGTGTACCTGACCGACACCGCGCACTTCGCCGAGCTGAACGAGACCTACAACCAGCTCGTCCGCGAGCCCTATCCCGCCCGCACCACCGTCTATGTGGGCCTGCCTGCCGGCCTCCTGGTGGAGATCGACGCCCTCGCCGTCCTCGACTGA
- a CDS encoding IclR family transcriptional regulator, with product MSQSLDRALTLLGGLAKDARTLDQLADEVGVHKSTVLRLLRTLEAHHFVHREGARHYRLGSALFDLANQALEQRDVRRSAEPALAGLNERTGHTIHLASYEDGEVVYIDKFEGRHAVRMYSRVGKRAALHCTAVGKVLVAAVAPQRRAEIAAGLEYHRLTENTIGNPEEYLAELERVNARGYAVDNAEHEDFIHCVAAPIRGAGGDVLAAVSISVPKVLLDYEGLLALVPDLLAAAEEASVLSGWTK from the coding sequence ATGAGCCAGAGCCTGGACCGCGCGTTGACCCTGCTCGGCGGCCTCGCCAAGGACGCGCGCACCCTGGACCAGCTCGCCGACGAGGTCGGCGTGCACAAGTCGACCGTGCTGCGCCTGTTGCGCACCCTCGAGGCACACCATTTCGTGCATCGTGAGGGAGCGCGGCATTACCGGCTGGGCAGTGCCCTGTTCGACCTCGCCAACCAGGCGCTGGAGCAGCGGGATGTGCGCCGCAGCGCGGAACCCGCGCTGGCCGGGCTGAACGAGCGCACCGGGCACACCATCCACCTGGCCAGCTATGAGGACGGCGAGGTGGTCTACATCGACAAGTTCGAGGGCAGGCACGCGGTGCGGATGTACTCCCGGGTGGGCAAGCGGGCCGCCCTGCACTGCACGGCCGTCGGCAAGGTGCTGGTCGCCGCGGTCGCGCCGCAGCGGCGCGCGGAGATCGCCGCCGGTCTGGAGTACCACCGGCTCACCGAGAACACCATCGGCAATCCCGAGGAGTACCTTGCCGAACTGGAGCGGGTGAACGCGCGCGGGTACGCGGTGGACAACGCCGAGCACGAGGACTTCATTCACTGCGTCGCCGCGCCGATCCGCGGTGCCGGGGGCGACGTGCTCGCCGCGGTGTCCATCTCGGTGCCGAAGGTGCTGCTGGACTACGAAGGGCTGCTGGCGCTGGTCCCGGACCTGCTCGCCGCGGCCGAGGAAGCCTCCGTCCTCAGTGGATGGACGAAGTGA
- a CDS encoding sugar kinase, which produces METGPEVLCLGESMALFVPAEPGPAGEVRVWQRTAGGAESNVACHLVALGVRAAWVSALGQDPFGYALLGEIEAAGVDVSQVRMDPDRPTGVYFKETGTDGGSPVRYYRRGSAASGMGPDLLPRLDLDGVRLIHLSGITPALSTGCEQLVRALLAGPRAGRQISFDVNWRPALWQGRDPAVLSELAALADIVFVGDDEAIQVWGTGNARELRELLPQPSTLVVKHGERGATVFERDRAPVFAPALQVEVVEAVGAGDAFAAGFLAATLRREPPGIRLRSGHLQAASTLLTHNDVGEPLPPGVVAELLEADDRAWAAARLTGTGVVRV; this is translated from the coding sequence TTGGAAACAGGCCCTGAGGTGCTGTGCCTTGGCGAGTCGATGGCCCTGTTCGTGCCGGCCGAACCCGGCCCGGCCGGGGAGGTACGGGTATGGCAACGGACGGCAGGCGGTGCGGAGTCCAATGTGGCCTGTCACCTGGTGGCGCTCGGGGTGCGCGCTGCCTGGGTGAGCGCGCTGGGTCAGGACCCGTTCGGGTACGCCCTGCTCGGCGAGATCGAGGCCGCGGGCGTGGACGTGAGCCAGGTCCGGATGGACCCGGACCGGCCGACCGGGGTGTACTTCAAGGAAACCGGCACCGACGGCGGCAGCCCGGTCCGCTACTACCGGCGCGGTTCGGCGGCCTCGGGGATGGGCCCGGACCTGTTGCCCCGGCTGGATCTCGACGGGGTGCGGCTGATCCACCTCAGCGGGATCACCCCCGCGCTGTCCACCGGCTGCGAGCAACTGGTGCGGGCACTGCTCGCCGGCCCCCGCGCGGGCAGGCAGATCTCCTTCGACGTCAACTGGCGGCCGGCGCTGTGGCAGGGCAGGGATCCCGCGGTGCTGTCCGAACTCGCCGCGCTGGCCGACATCGTGTTCGTCGGCGATGACGAGGCGATCCAGGTGTGGGGCACCGGGAACGCGCGGGAGTTGCGCGAGTTGCTGCCACAGCCCTCGACGCTCGTGGTCAAGCACGGCGAGCGCGGGGCCACCGTGTTCGAGCGGGACCGGGCCCCGGTGTTCGCGCCCGCGTTGCAGGTGGAGGTGGTGGAGGCGGTCGGCGCGGGGGACGCCTTCGCCGCCGGGTTCCTCGCCGCCACGCTGCGTCGGGAGCCGCCGGGGATCCGCCTGCGTAGCGGGCACCTGCAGGCGGCCTCCACCCTGCTCACCCACAATGATGTGGGTGAACCCCTGCCGCCCGGTGTCGTCGCCGAACTGCTCGAGGCGGACGACCGGGCGTGGGCGGCCGCCCGGCTGACCGGTACGGGCGTCGTCCGGGTATGA
- a CDS encoding amino acid deaminase has protein sequence MDSKTIAPCRMDIAAVDAIRQERLDWRFKSAPSALWGSTLAEATAARPQLFRDGFVGPMVVLESAALEHNLATFASWCAAHGVALAPHGKTTMAPQLFARQIEHGAIGITAANAGQSRVYRAFGVSRILLANQLVDPAGLRWLAGELDRDPGFDFTCWVDSVAGVRLMTETLTAAGARRPVEVLLELGAAGGRTGVRDHATALAVAEAVRDSPALRLAGVGGYEGALAHDSSAESLRTVESYIDDLRALAISLADKGFFEPGQRIIATAGGSAFFDRVAAGLAGGWPEGLNVLPVLRSGAYLTHDDGFYRGISPLGAAPRTEGAPLRSALRAWAQVSSKPAPELALLTLGRRDASFDQGLPEPQWHRPADGATTELTGHSVTALNDQHAFLALPAGSPVQVGDWVGLGLSHPCTVFDKWSLIPVVDERENVVDFIRTYF, from the coding sequence ATGGATTCCAAGACGATCGCTCCGTGCCGGATGGACATCGCCGCGGTGGACGCGATCCGCCAGGAACGGCTGGATTGGCGCTTCAAGTCCGCACCGTCAGCACTCTGGGGCAGCACACTGGCCGAGGCGACCGCTGCTCGGCCGCAGTTGTTCCGGGACGGCTTCGTGGGGCCGATGGTCGTACTGGAGTCGGCCGCGCTGGAACACAACCTGGCGACCTTCGCCTCCTGGTGCGCCGCCCACGGTGTCGCGCTGGCCCCGCACGGCAAGACGACCATGGCGCCACAGCTGTTCGCCAGGCAGATCGAGCACGGGGCGATCGGCATCACCGCGGCCAACGCCGGACAGTCGCGGGTGTACCGCGCCTTCGGCGTGTCCCGGATCCTGCTGGCCAACCAGCTGGTCGACCCGGCCGGGCTGCGCTGGCTGGCAGGCGAGCTGGACCGCGATCCCGGCTTCGATTTCACCTGCTGGGTGGACTCGGTGGCCGGGGTCCGGCTGATGACCGAGACGCTGACCGCGGCGGGGGCGCGCCGCCCGGTGGAGGTGCTGCTGGAGCTCGGCGCGGCAGGCGGTCGCACCGGGGTCCGGGACCACGCGACCGCGCTGGCGGTGGCCGAGGCGGTGCGGGACAGCCCCGCGCTACGGCTGGCCGGGGTGGGCGGCTACGAGGGCGCGCTCGCCCATGACTCCTCCGCGGAGTCCCTCCGCACGGTGGAGTCCTATATAGACGATCTGCGCGCGCTGGCGATCTCACTGGCGGACAAGGGCTTCTTCGAACCCGGCCAGCGGATCATCGCCACCGCGGGCGGCAGCGCCTTCTTCGACAGGGTGGCCGCGGGCCTTGCCGGCGGCTGGCCGGAGGGGCTGAACGTGCTGCCGGTGCTGCGTAGCGGTGCCTACCTCACCCATGACGACGGCTTCTACCGTGGTATCTCCCCGCTGGGCGCGGCACCGCGCACCGAAGGCGCGCCGCTGCGTTCGGCGCTGCGGGCCTGGGCGCAGGTCAGCTCGAAACCCGCGCCCGAGCTGGCGCTGCTGACCCTCGGCAGGCGGGACGCCTCCTTCGACCAGGGCCTGCCCGAGCCACAGTGGCACCGGCCAGCAGACGGCGCCACCACGGAGCTCACCGGGCACTCCGTCACCGCGCTGAACGACCAGCACGCCTTCCTCGCCCTGCCCGCGGGCTCGCCGGTACAGGTCGGCGACTGGGTCGGGCTCGGGCTGTCCCACCCGTGCACCGTTTTCGACAAGTGGTCCCTGATCCCGGTGGTGGACGAGCGGGAGAACGTCGTCGACTTCATCCGCACCTACTTCTAG